The following are encoded together in the Ovis canadensis isolate MfBH-ARS-UI-01 breed Bighorn chromosome 2, ARS-UI_OviCan_v2, whole genome shotgun sequence genome:
- the SRSF10 gene encoding serine/arginine-rich splicing factor 10 isoform X6 gives MSRYLRPPNTSLFVRNVADDTRSEDLRREFGRYGPIVDVYVPLDFYTRRPRGFAYVQFEDVRDAEDALHNLDRKWICGRQIEIQFAQGDRKTPNQMKAKEGRNVYSSSRYDDYDRYRRSRSRSYDRRRSRSRSFDYNYRRSYSPRNSRPTGRPRRSRSHSDNDRFKHRNRSFSRSKSNSRSRSKSQPKKEMKAKSRSRPNCSWNTQYSSAYYTSRKI, from the exons ATGTCCCGGTACCTGCGCCCCCCCAACACGTCTCTCTTCGTGAGGAACGTGGCCGACGATACCAG GTCTGAAGACTTACGTCGGGAGTTTGGTCGTTATGGTCCTATAGTTGATGTGTATGTTCCACTTGATTTCTACACTCGCCGTCCAAGAGGATTTGCATATGTTCA ATTTGAGGATGTTCGTGATGCTGAAGATGCTTTACATAATTTGGACAGAAAGTGGATTTGTGGACGCCAGATTGAAATACAGTTTGCACAGGGGGATCGAAAGA CTCCAAATCAAATGAAAGCCAAGGAAGGGAGGAATGTGTATAGTTCTTCACGCTATGATGATTATGACAGATACAGACGTTCTAGAAGCCGAAGTTATGACAGAAGAAGATCAAGAAGTCGGTCCTTCGATTACAACTATAGAAGATCTTATAGTCCTAGAAA CAGTAGACCGACTGGAAGACCACGGCGTAGCAGAAGCCATTCCGACAATGATAG ATTCAAACACCGAAATCGATCTTTTTCAAGATCTAAATCCAATTCAAGATCACGGTCCAAGTCCCAGcccaagaaagaaatgaaggctAAATCACGTTCTAG ACCAAACTGCAGCTGGAATACCCAGTACAGTTCTGCTTACTACACTTCAAGAAAGATCTGA
- the SRSF10 gene encoding serine/arginine-rich splicing factor 10 isoform X1, with protein MSRYLRPPNTSLFVRNVADDTRSEDLRREFGRYGPIVDVYVPLDFYTRRPRGFAYVQFEDVRDAEDALHNLDRKWICGRQIEIQFAQGDRKTPNQMKAKEGRNVYSSSRYDDYDRYRRSRSRSYDRRRSRSRSFDYNYRRSYSPRNSRPTGRPRRSRSHSDNDRFKHRNRSFSRSKSNSRSRSKSQPKKEMKAKSRSRSASHTKTRGTSKTDSKTHYKSGSRYEKESRKKEPPRSKSQSRSQSRSRSKSRSRSWTSPKSSGH; from the exons ATGTCCCGGTACCTGCGCCCCCCCAACACGTCTCTCTTCGTGAGGAACGTGGCCGACGATACCAG GTCTGAAGACTTACGTCGGGAGTTTGGTCGTTATGGTCCTATAGTTGATGTGTATGTTCCACTTGATTTCTACACTCGCCGTCCAAGAGGATTTGCATATGTTCA ATTTGAGGATGTTCGTGATGCTGAAGATGCTTTACATAATTTGGACAGAAAGTGGATTTGTGGACGCCAGATTGAAATACAGTTTGCACAGGGGGATCGAAAGA CTCCAAATCAAATGAAAGCCAAGGAAGGGAGGAATGTGTATAGTTCTTCACGCTATGATGATTATGACAGATACAGACGTTCTAGAAGCCGAAGTTATGACAGAAGAAGATCAAGAAGTCGGTCCTTCGATTACAACTATAGAAGATCTTATAGTCCTAGAAA CAGTAGACCGACTGGAAGACCACGGCGTAGCAGAAGCCATTCCGACAATGATAG ATTCAAACACCGAAATCGATCTTTTTCAAGATCTAAATCCAATTCAAGATCACGGTCCAAGTCCCAGcccaagaaagaaatgaaggctAAATCACGTTCTAGGTCTGCATCTCACACCAAAACTAGAGGCACCTCTAAAACAGATTCCAAAACACATTATAAGTCTGGCTCAAGATATGAAAAGGAATCAAGGAAAAAAGAACCACCTAGATCCAAATCTCAGTCAAGATCACAGTCTAGGTCTAGGTCAAAATCTAGGTCAAGGTCTTGGACTAGTCCTAAGTCCAGTGGCCACTGA
- the SRSF10 gene encoding serine/arginine-rich splicing factor 10 isoform X5: MSRYLRPPNTSLFVRNVADDTRSEDLRREFGRYGPIVDVYVPLDFYTRRPRGFAYVQFEDVRDAEDALHNLDRKWICGRQIEIQFAQGDRKTPNQMKAKEGRNVYSSSRYDDYDRYRRSRSRSYDRRRSRSRSFDYNYRRSYSPRKPNCSWNTQYSSAYYTSRKI; this comes from the exons ATGTCCCGGTACCTGCGCCCCCCCAACACGTCTCTCTTCGTGAGGAACGTGGCCGACGATACCAG GTCTGAAGACTTACGTCGGGAGTTTGGTCGTTATGGTCCTATAGTTGATGTGTATGTTCCACTTGATTTCTACACTCGCCGTCCAAGAGGATTTGCATATGTTCA ATTTGAGGATGTTCGTGATGCTGAAGATGCTTTACATAATTTGGACAGAAAGTGGATTTGTGGACGCCAGATTGAAATACAGTTTGCACAGGGGGATCGAAAGA CTCCAAATCAAATGAAAGCCAAGGAAGGGAGGAATGTGTATAGTTCTTCACGCTATGATGATTATGACAGATACAGACGTTCTAGAAGCCGAAGTTATGACAGAAGAAGATCAAGAAGTCGGTCCTTCGATTACAACTATAGAAGATCTTATAGTCCTAGAAA ACCAAACTGCAGCTGGAATACCCAGTACAGTTCTGCTTACTACACTTCAAGAAAGATCTGA
- the SRSF10 gene encoding serine/arginine-rich splicing factor 10 isoform X2: MSRYLRPPNTSLFVRNVADDTRSEDLRREFGRYGPIVDVYVPLDFYTRRPRGFAYVQFEDVRDAEDALHNLDRKWICGRQIEIQFAQGDRKTPNQMKAKEGRNVYSSSRYDDYDRYRRSRSRSYDRRRSRSRSFDYNYRRSYSPRNRPTGRPRRSRSHSDNDRFKHRNRSFSRSKSNSRSRSKSQPKKEMKAKSRSRSASHTKTRGTSKTDSKTHYKSGSRYEKESRKKEPPRSKSQSRSQSRSRSKSRSRSWTSPKSSGH; encoded by the exons ATGTCCCGGTACCTGCGCCCCCCCAACACGTCTCTCTTCGTGAGGAACGTGGCCGACGATACCAG GTCTGAAGACTTACGTCGGGAGTTTGGTCGTTATGGTCCTATAGTTGATGTGTATGTTCCACTTGATTTCTACACTCGCCGTCCAAGAGGATTTGCATATGTTCA ATTTGAGGATGTTCGTGATGCTGAAGATGCTTTACATAATTTGGACAGAAAGTGGATTTGTGGACGCCAGATTGAAATACAGTTTGCACAGGGGGATCGAAAGA CTCCAAATCAAATGAAAGCCAAGGAAGGGAGGAATGTGTATAGTTCTTCACGCTATGATGATTATGACAGATACAGACGTTCTAGAAGCCGAAGTTATGACAGAAGAAGATCAAGAAGTCGGTCCTTCGATTACAACTATAGAAGATCTTATAGTCCTAGAAA TAGACCGACTGGAAGACCACGGCGTAGCAGAAGCCATTCCGACAATGATAG ATTCAAACACCGAAATCGATCTTTTTCAAGATCTAAATCCAATTCAAGATCACGGTCCAAGTCCCAGcccaagaaagaaatgaaggctAAATCACGTTCTAGGTCTGCATCTCACACCAAAACTAGAGGCACCTCTAAAACAGATTCCAAAACACATTATAAGTCTGGCTCAAGATATGAAAAGGAATCAAGGAAAAAAGAACCACCTAGATCCAAATCTCAGTCAAGATCACAGTCTAGGTCTAGGTCAAAATCTAGGTCAAGGTCTTGGACTAGTCCTAAGTCCAGTGGCCACTGA
- the SRSF10 gene encoding serine/arginine-rich splicing factor 10 isoform X4, translated as MSRYLRPPNTSLFVRNVADDTRSEDLRREFGRYGPIVDVYVPLDFYTRRPRGFAYVQFEDVRDAEDALHNLDRKWICGRQIEIQFAQGDRKTPNQMKAKEGRNVYSSSRYDDYDRYRRSRSRSYDRRRSRSRSFDYNYRRSYSPRNRPTGRPRRSRSHSDNDRPNCSWNTQYSSAYYTSRKI; from the exons ATGTCCCGGTACCTGCGCCCCCCCAACACGTCTCTCTTCGTGAGGAACGTGGCCGACGATACCAG GTCTGAAGACTTACGTCGGGAGTTTGGTCGTTATGGTCCTATAGTTGATGTGTATGTTCCACTTGATTTCTACACTCGCCGTCCAAGAGGATTTGCATATGTTCA ATTTGAGGATGTTCGTGATGCTGAAGATGCTTTACATAATTTGGACAGAAAGTGGATTTGTGGACGCCAGATTGAAATACAGTTTGCACAGGGGGATCGAAAGA CTCCAAATCAAATGAAAGCCAAGGAAGGGAGGAATGTGTATAGTTCTTCACGCTATGATGATTATGACAGATACAGACGTTCTAGAAGCCGAAGTTATGACAGAAGAAGATCAAGAAGTCGGTCCTTCGATTACAACTATAGAAGATCTTATAGTCCTAGAAA TAGACCGACTGGAAGACCACGGCGTAGCAGAAGCCATTCCGACAATGATAG ACCAAACTGCAGCTGGAATACCCAGTACAGTTCTGCTTACTACACTTCAAGAAAGATCTGA
- the SRSF10 gene encoding serine/arginine-rich splicing factor 10 isoform X3 produces the protein MSRYLRPPNTSLFVRNVADDTRSEDLRREFGRYGPIVDVYVPLDFYTRRPRGFAYVQFEDVRDAEDALHNLDRKWICGRQIEIQFAQGDRKTPNQMKAKEGRNVYSSSRYDDYDRYRRSRSRSYDRRRSRSRSFDYNYRRSYSPRNSRPTGRPRRSRSHSDNDRPNCSWNTQYSSAYYTSRKI, from the exons ATGTCCCGGTACCTGCGCCCCCCCAACACGTCTCTCTTCGTGAGGAACGTGGCCGACGATACCAG GTCTGAAGACTTACGTCGGGAGTTTGGTCGTTATGGTCCTATAGTTGATGTGTATGTTCCACTTGATTTCTACACTCGCCGTCCAAGAGGATTTGCATATGTTCA ATTTGAGGATGTTCGTGATGCTGAAGATGCTTTACATAATTTGGACAGAAAGTGGATTTGTGGACGCCAGATTGAAATACAGTTTGCACAGGGGGATCGAAAGA CTCCAAATCAAATGAAAGCCAAGGAAGGGAGGAATGTGTATAGTTCTTCACGCTATGATGATTATGACAGATACAGACGTTCTAGAAGCCGAAGTTATGACAGAAGAAGATCAAGAAGTCGGTCCTTCGATTACAACTATAGAAGATCTTATAGTCCTAGAAA CAGTAGACCGACTGGAAGACCACGGCGTAGCAGAAGCCATTCCGACAATGATAG ACCAAACTGCAGCTGGAATACCCAGTACAGTTCTGCTTACTACACTTCAAGAAAGATCTGA
- the PNRC2 gene encoding proline-rich nuclear receptor coactivator 2, which produces MGGGERYNIPAPQTRNVSKNQQQLSRQKTKDQNSQMKIVHKKKERGHTYNSSSAAWQAMQNGGKNKNFPNNQNWNSSLSSPTLLFKSQTNQNYAGAKFSEPPSPSVLPKPPSHWVPVSFNPSDKEIMTFQLKTLLKVQV; this is translated from the coding sequence atgGGTGGTGGAGAGAGGTATAACATTCCAGCCCCTCAAACTAGAAATGTTAGTAAGAACCAACAACAGCTTAGTAGACAGAAGACCAAGGATCAGAATTCCCAGATGAAGATTGTtcacaagaaaaaggaaagaggacaTACTTATAATTCGTCATCAGCTGCATGGCAGGCCATGCAAAATGGGGGGAAGAACAAAAATTTTCCAAACAATCAAAACTGGAACTCTAGCTTATCAAGTCCCACCTTACTTTTTAAGTCTCAAACTAATCAGAACTATGCCGGGGCCAAGTTTAGTGAGCCACCATCACCAAGTGTTCTTCCTAAACCACCAAGCCACTGGGTTCCTGTCTCCTTTAATCCTTCTGATAAAGAAATAATGACATTTCAACTTAAAACCTTACTTAAAGTACAGGtataa